The following nucleotide sequence is from Desulfomicrobium macestii.
ATTGATTCCTTGACCAAACTCAATGACAGATACCCGTTCAGCCCTTACGCCACGGAAGCCAGACTCATGCTTGGCGATGCGTATGCCCTTGATGCGCAGTATCTGGAAGCCGTCGATGCATACGAAGAATTCCTGAACATGCATCCACGCCATGAGTCCATCGATTACGTTCTGTTTCAGATTGGCGTGAACAAATACAAATCACATCGATCCATCGACCTGCCGCATACGCAACTCGGTGAAGCTGTCGAGTCTTTCAGAAGACTTGTGAATGCATATCCCGACAGTGCTTATCGAGACCAAGCACTAGAATATATAGTCAAATGCAGAAAGCTGATGGCCGAACATGAAATGTTCGTGGCTGATTTTTATTTCAAGTCCGGCTCGTACAATGCGGCATGGACACGTTACGCATACATCATCGAGAATTTTTCTGAACTGAGTGAAATCGTGCAGCTGGCCAAAACAAAAGCCAAAGTGGCTTATTACTACGCGCAGGAGCAGGATAACGACACCAAGCGCCATCCGAGCAAGCTCAAGCAATATTTTGACTGGCTTTGATTTGGCTGCGGCCGTTATTTGAATTATATTGGGGCGTCTGAGACGCCCCTTTTTTTATTCCAAGCACGCCTGGCGTTTCAACTTCGATTGCGCTTATCCCTCAAATAAACAGCTCGGGTTCGCGACGCTCGGCAAATTTTTCATGCAGGGTGCGCCCAAGTTCCAAAATTCTTGGATGGACCATGACCCTGGCTCCAGTCGGACAGACGCGGACGCAAGCGCAGCAGCGCAGGCACGCCATCTTGTCGGTTTCCACGGTGTCGCTAGTCAGGGTGATGGCGTTGGAGGGACAGG
It contains:
- the bamD gene encoding outer membrane protein assembly factor BamD, whose protein sequence is MRNYLILFSFVLLLNGCGAIDYYFLTPPEDTAQELYENARGFMQDKEYVEAIDSLTKLNDRYPFSPYATEARLMLGDAYALDAQYLEAVDAYEEFLNMHPRHESIDYVLFQIGVNKYKSHRSIDLPHTQLGEAVESFRRLVNAYPDSAYRDQALEYIVKCRKLMAEHEMFVADFYFKSGSYNAAWTRYAYIIENFSELSEIVQLAKTKAKVAYYYAQEQDNDTKRHPSKLKQYFDWL